The following nucleotide sequence is from Salinigranum halophilum.
TCACCTGCGACCGGTGCGACGCGTATCTCCGCCCGGGCGTCAACGCACGGGTCCGACTCCAGTCCGGCACGGTCGTCGTCGCCTGTGACTGTGGCGAACTCGCGCGCTATCCGTACCGGTGAGGGACGAGGCGCTCCGCTTCGGTGCCTGCGAACTCGCACCGTCGGACCGTCCTGCCTGAGTATTCAGGCTACAAAGCCGTCATTAAAGCCAACATACAAATGTGGAGCGTCCGAACCGGCGGTATCATGTGTACACAGGAGCTGCGGAAGCGGGCGCACGACCTCGACGTGACCGTCTGGGTCGGGAAGGCGGGCATCGAGTCGGTCGTCGACGAACTCGCCGACCAGTTGAAAGACCGTGAGCTGGTGAAGGTGAAGTTCCTCCGTGCGGCTCGCGGCGGGACGACGACCGAGGAACTCGCCGAGGAACTCGCCGACCTCGTCGATGCCGAGCTCTTCGAGACCCGCGGCCACACCGCGGTGATGCATCAATGAGCGCGGGCGTCCCGCTTCAGGCGGCCGGCGGTGGCGGGTTCATCGGGCGGTTCCTCGCGCAGAACGGCGTCCCTTACGCGGACGCCATCGGGGGAATCGTCTCGTTCGTCGTCGCCTTCGTCGCCATCTACCTCGTCGGACGAGCGGTCCTCTTCCCGGTCCTCGACCGGGTCTTCGAGGCTCGTGGGCTCGAACCACACGCCATCAAGCCGTTGAAGAAAGTCGCCGGCGTGCTCGTCGTCTTCGTCGCCATCGCCGTCGCGTTCGGCTTCGCCGGCTACGGCAACTTCCTCACGTCGCTGGCGACCATCGCCGCCGCGGCGACGCTCGCCATCGGCTTTGCGATGCAGGACGTCATCAAGAACTTCGTCTCGGGCGTGTTCATCTTCACCGACCGTCCGTTCAAGATCGGCGACTGGATCGAGTGGGACGGGGAGTCGGGCATCGTCGAGGACATCTCGTTCCGGGTCTCCCGCGTGCGGACGTTCGACAACGAACTCTTGACCGTACCGAACTCGCAACTCACCGACGGCGTCGTCAAGAACCCCGTCGCGAAGGACAAGCTCCGCCTGAAGGTGCCGTTCGGTATCGGCTACGACGACGACATCCCGAAGGCCACGGAGATCATCATGGAGGAGGCCGAGGTCCACGAGGGAATCATGGCCGACCCCGCGCCCTCGGTGCGGCTGACCGAGCTGGGTGACTCCTCCGTCGTCCTGCAGTCGCGCGTGTGGATCGACAATCCCAGCCGCGCCGACTTCGTCAAGACGCGCGGCGAGTACGTCACGAACGTGAAAGAGCGGTTCGACGCCGAGGACATCAACATCCCGTACCCGAACCGCACGCTCCACGGTGCGCTCCAGGTCGAAGGCGTCCAGGCGGTCGCGCCGTCGGCGGACGACTGACCCCGTCGGAGCCGTCCGTTACAACTCGATTCGCTCGACCAGCTGTGAGTCGTCGGACTTCGTGTTGACCGCGACGATGCGGATCTCCTCCTCGAGCATCGAGTCTTTCAGTTTGGCCTTCAGCAGGTTGTCCACCTGGTAGACACCCGCAGCGTTGACCATCTCGATCTCGACCTGGACGGGGACGCCGTCGCCCCGCCGGAGGAGGACGTTCGTGATGGCCTGCGAGGAGAGCGTGTTGATACCCCGTCCGCCCTTCTCGTAGGGGATGCGTGACCGTCCACGCTCCATGTCCAGCGCGTCGGCGACGCGGATGACGCCCGCCTCCTTCGTGAGCGGCGTCTCCTCGGTGTGGTGACAGAGGATGGCGTGGAGCGTCTCGGCTTTGACGCGCACGGCGTTCGTCGTGTCGTAGAACTGTGGCAGGAGGCGGTCGAGGATGTCCGACGCCAGCGGAATGGAGTAGTACGCGTGGTCGTCGCGGTGGACGATGTGGCCGATGTCGTGGAGGGTCGCCGCGAGCGCGATGATGACGGGTTCGTCCGTCTCGTCGAGTCCCTGGTCTGCGGCACCGTTGAACTCGCAGCCGCCCGCTTTCAGCAGTTCGTACAGCCGCAACGCGCGGTTGCGGACGATGGAGATGTGTTTCGGGCCGTGGTCGTTGTACCCCTTCCGCGCGACGGCGTTGACGTTCTGCGCCTCGAGGAGGGTCGTCACCTCGGGGTCGTCGAGTAGATGCGGGAGGATCTCGTTGAGCTTCTGGTCGGGGAACGCGTGGTCGTCGTCGGGGTCGTACGCGCGACCACCGGTTGTATCGCTCATCGTCTCTTCGACGACAGGCGACGAAAAAAACCCGACGGATGCGTGCGTCCCGACGGAGATACGCCGCCGGACGCGGCTCCTCACTCCGCGGCCGCGGCCGCCTCCTCGACGGCCTCGTAATCCGGCTCGACGGTGGGGTCGTCGGACACCCAGGCGTAGGTGACGACGCCGTCACCGTCGACGACGAACACCGACCGCTTGGCGAGGTCGTAGACGCCGTACTTCTCGAAATCCATCGAGACGTCGTACTTCTCGATGAGCTCGCGGTTGGTGTCACTGATGAGGGGGTACTCGATGCCGTGTTGCGTCCGGAGCTCGTTGAGCGTGAACGGTGTGTCGATGCTGATGCCGTAGACGGTCGCGCCGACCTCCTCGAACGCCGCGAGTCGCGCTTGGAACGTCGAGAGCTCCGTCATGCAGGTGGTGGTGAACGCCGCGGGGAAGAACGCGAGGACGAGCGGTGCCTCGTCGAGGTGGTCGGAGAGCGTGAACGACTCGACCTCTCCAGTGGCCATCGGTGCGGTGAAATCGGGGGCGGTGTCGCCGACGTTGGGCATAGTTACTGTGTCGTCGGTGGGTCGTTTGATGTTTGCGCTCTCGGTTGCGGCGTGCGACTCCTCTGACGAGGAGCCGCTGGTCCCCATCTCGGGACGTACTGGCCCTTCTCGACGACAGAAAACTGGTTTATGCGTTGATTCACTAGCCGCCACTAATGA
It contains:
- a CDS encoding YhbY family RNA-binding protein, with product MCTQELRKRAHDLDVTVWVGKAGIESVVDELADQLKDRELVKVKFLRAARGGTTTEELAEELADLVDAELFETRGHTAVMHQ
- a CDS encoding mechanosensitive ion channel family protein, which translates into the protein MSAGVPLQAAGGGGFIGRFLAQNGVPYADAIGGIVSFVVAFVAIYLVGRAVLFPVLDRVFEARGLEPHAIKPLKKVAGVLVVFVAIAVAFGFAGYGNFLTSLATIAAAATLAIGFAMQDVIKNFVSGVFIFTDRPFKIGDWIEWDGESGIVEDISFRVSRVRTFDNELLTVPNSQLTDGVVKNPVAKDKLRLKVPFGIGYDDDIPKATEIIMEEAEVHEGIMADPAPSVRLTELGDSSVVLQSRVWIDNPSRADFVKTRGEYVTNVKERFDAEDINIPYPNRTLHGALQVEGVQAVAPSADD
- a CDS encoding HD domain-containing protein, which codes for MSDTTGGRAYDPDDDHAFPDQKLNEILPHLLDDPEVTTLLEAQNVNAVARKGYNDHGPKHISIVRNRALRLYELLKAGGCEFNGAADQGLDETDEPVIIALAATLHDIGHIVHRDDHAYYSIPLASDILDRLLPQFYDTTNAVRVKAETLHAILCHHTEETPLTKEAGVIRVADALDMERGRSRIPYEKGGRGINTLSSQAITNVLLRRGDGVPVQVEIEMVNAAGVYQVDNLLKAKLKDSMLEEEIRIVAVNTKSDDSQLVERIEL
- a CDS encoding redoxin domain-containing protein; this translates as MPNVGDTAPDFTAPMATGEVESFTLSDHLDEAPLVLAFFPAAFTTTCMTELSTFQARLAAFEEVGATVYGISIDTPFTLNELRTQHGIEYPLISDTNRELIEKYDVSMDFEKYGVYDLAKRSVFVVDGDGVVTYAWVSDDPTVEPDYEAVEEAAAAAE